The following DNA comes from Spirulina major PCC 6313.
CTCAAAAATCGCCTCAAACACCAGCGCAATCACGCCGAAATCACCATTAAAAAAGACTATGATGTCTTGCCCTTGGTTGAATGTTATCCGAGTCACCTCAATCAGGTGTTTTTGAGTTTGTTAGAAAATGCGATTGACACCTTAGAAACGAAGGCTAAAACCTCGGATTTTTTTGAGCCTTGCATTACCATTCAAACCCGCTGCACGGGCGATCGCTGCTTGATTTCTATTCGCGATAATGGTACGGGGATGTCTGCGGCGGTGATGCAGAAGATTTTTGATCCGTTTTTCACCACGAAGGTGGTGGGGCAGGGCACGGGTTTAGGGCTAGCGGTCAGCTACAGCATTATCCACGATCAACATCACGGTATCTTAAGTTGCCAGTCGGATCTAGGTCAGGGGAGTGAGTTTCAAATCTCGATTCCGCTGCGGTTGCAACGGGAGCGGTAGGGCTTCGGGATGACGTAATGGCGGGGCGTTGGGGTGATTATCACCGAGGGTCTCGCGCTTGGGTACGGATTAAACCTTCCTAAAGAGGAGCGATCGCCCTCGGCAGAATCTGGTAAGCTTATTGAGAGACTTTCCTATTTAAGGCTACCTGGATTGATGAAGACAACAGGTAAGGGTCATTGAACCAGGGTCAAGATCCATTGACCTATTTTCCTACTGTAAGGACGAAATCACTATGCTTTCACAAAACCTGATTGATCATCTCAATCACCAAATCAATCTTGAAATTTATTCGTCCCATCTTTATCTCCAGATGAGTTCATGGTGTGTACAAAAAAGTTTAGATGGGTGTGCATTGTTTCTTAATCAACATGCCAATGAAGAAATGATGCATATGCGTCGTTTGTTGGGCTATTTGCATGAAACAGGGGCTTATGCTGTGGTGGGCGGTGTGGAAGCTCCCCCCACCACCTTCTCATCTTTGACGGAGGTGTTTGAAAAAATCTATGCCCATGAACAGTTAATTACGAAAAAAATTAGCCATCTGGTGCATATTGCAAATACCGAACCGGACTATGCTACGCTGCAATTTTTACAGTGGTATGTGGCGGAACAACATCAAGAGGAGTTTCTGTTTAAAAGTGTTTTAGATAAGATTAAACTGATTGGCACGGAGGGTCAGGGACTCTTTTTTATTGACGAAGAAATTCGCAAGTTAGCCACTAATAAAGCTGCGAAGGAAACGACAATGGCCGCTGAAGAGGCTCAATAAGAGCTTGTTTAAGAAGTGTCTTTAAGAGAAAGGCAAGGGGCTTAAGCCCCTTGTTTCCATTGAGTGAAGCTCATGGTTTGGATCTGAGTTCAACTTTTCAAACAGCCTCTAAAACGTCCAATAAAATCAACTAGGTTGACGTACTCCCCCGCATAAATGACGGGGGATTCTGGGTTCAGACAGCAATTGCAGGCGTAGCCCGTCTTATCTTGCCTCGCCCAATGGACAACGCCCTGCCCATAAGGTGCTCACCCCGGAATTTTACTTCGCGCTAGCGAACGCTTTTATTGTATCACCACCGAATCAATTCGGTTATTCGCTTATATCCCCCGAATAAAATTCAGGGGGCTTTACGCATCACGCTCGTAACAATAACGGGACTGGCCGGATTTGAACCGGCGACCTAGCGCTTAGGAGGCGCTTGCTCTATCCAACTGAGCCACAGCCCCACGCTTTTGATCCAACGCACACCAATGCACCGATGAATTGATGGGGCGATGAAAAGCATTGTCATTTTATCCCACGGGTTGATCAATCGCCTAGTGTCTTGTCTAGCTTAGATAGGTTGACTTACTCCCCCGTTTAGAAAACGGGGGATTCTGGGATCAAACAGCAATAGCAGGCAACGCCTGTCTGACATCACCTAACCCAATGGCTGAAGCCCCAGCCACTTTAATATTCATCGCCGCATTCTCATCCCGGTCATTCTCTGTCGAGCAACTGGGACACCGCCAATGGCGAGTCTCTAAATCCAGATGCTCCAAAATATGACCACAACTTGAACAGGTCTTGCTCGAAGGGAACCAGCGGTCAACATAGACCACCCGCTTCCCCTTCTTCGTCGCCACCCACTCCAGGATTTGCAGAAACTCTCGAAACGCCAAATCACTCACCTTACGCCCCCAAAGCCGCTGCATCGCCTTGAGGTTCAAGGTTTCAAAACACAGCACATCAAACTGATTCGTCAGTTGGTGGGCTAACTTCCAAAACCAGTCCCGCCGTCGATGGGCAATATCTTCATGCTTTCGGGCTAAGTTCAATCGGGCACGTTCTCGATTCGCTGAACCCTTTTGCTTACGGGACAACTCTCGACTCGCTTTGCGAACCGAGTTAAGTGACTGCTTGAAGAACAAGGGGGCATCAATCTTGAATCCCTCAGAACAGGTCAAGAAGGTCTTAAGTCCAAAATCAAAACCAGCAATGTTACCTGTCTCGGTTTTGACTTCAGGCTCTGACAGGGTATCTACCGTGACAATCATGAACAGTTCTCCCAAGGGAGTTCGTTTAATCGTCACGGTCTTGACCTTGCCCTCAATGGGGCGAGAGTTCCAATATTGATAGACTTTGTTCCCAATCCTCACCCGGTTGCCACCGAGGAATTTGTACCCGGCTTGCTTGAGGGTGAAGGATTTGTACTTTCGGGTCTTCTTAAAGTTTGGCAGGCGAACGCCTTTTTTGTTGTGTTTGAAGAACAGTTGATAGGCTTTCTCAATTCGTTGGCAGATATCCTGTACGGCTTGAGAACCCACCTGCAACCACCAGGGGTTCCGTTTCCGAAGCTTGGCGATGTGTTTTTGCAGTCGGGCGCAGTTCAAGTGCTTGCCCCACATTCGGTAGTACCGTTTGTGGAGGGCAACACAATGGTTGTAGATACGCCCTGCGGCATTGATTGTCCGCTTGAGGTATCGATTTCGCTTGTGTTGGTAGAGCTTGAACTTGAGCGTTTTCATGGTTGCTATGATACCTCGGTATCACGGCTGAATAAATTCAGCCCTTCGCTTATATCCCCCGTTTGGAAAACGGGGGGCTTTACGCTTTACATTCGTAAGGCTGGAGCGGATGGGGGAGCGGAGTCGAATCCCGGAGCACCAGACTTCGACTTCGCTCAGTCTTCAAGGTACTTGCCATCTAAGGCTAGGCACTCCGCTAGGGGCGATCGCATCAAGGACTGAGCGATGGTAACCTCGTCTCACCCCTGCGATCGCCCTAACCCTGATCAACTTGGATCTTGATCCGACTTTTGAAGCAGGGTCTGGAGGTCAAGGATTCAATCAACCTTCAACCCCAATCGTGAGTAATTCCCGAAAGAGAACCGCCACCGACCCCGCCATAATCATGGCATAGTCTTCGTTCATGGTTAACAGGTCGGTGGTCGTGTCGAAATCCAACAGCAGATCGCCTAAGGCCATGAGCGCCGTTTCATTCAACGATTCCACCAGCGCCGGCACATCTAGATCCGCTGCACGGCAGAGGGTTTTAATCTGCGCTTCATCTTGATCCAAAATTGCCACCAAGGCCCGTTTTTCGAGGGAGGTGAGGGCATGGACAAACTCATACCATTCACTGGCAAGGGCATAGACTCGGCCCGGTAGTTCCGGTTGTTGTAGCTCGGCGAGTTGGGTTTCGAGGGCGGTGAGTTGGTTTTGGGTGGTGGTGAGGGTGTCGAGGGTGTCTTGGAGTTGGTTTTGGGCGGTGGTGTAGTCCTGTTGGGCGATCGCTAACTGGGCCTGTTGCTGTTGTACCTGGCCGCTTAGGTCCTGATGCTGGTGTTGGAGGGTGGTGAGTTGGGGGATGAGGGTGTCGTGCTCGGCCTGGAGGGTGCGCAGGCGTGCTTGGAGGGTCTCCTGTTCTTGGTGGAGGGTGAGGAGTTCCGCCTGTTGAGTCTGGAGGTGTTGACGGGTGTCGCTGAGTTCGTCGCGGCGGGCTTTGAGTGACCCTAGGGTTTGGTGGAGTTGACTGGTTTGGCTCTGGAGGGTGGCTTTTTCGGCGGTTAACTGCGTCACCGCCTGCTGAACGGCTTCGAGGGCTTCTTGTTGGTCGAGGATGTCGGTTTGGGCGGCTTCGATCGCCTCGTTGAGACGGTGGAGATATTGTTCAAGCTGTTGGGCTTGGTTTTGTTGTTGGGCTTGGGTGGCGGTGGCGGTGGCGATGTCGAGGGATTGGGGATAGGGGTTGGGGGTTTGAGCCTGTTGGTATTGGTGGAGTTCGTGAATGAGTTCGTTGCGGTACTGGTGGAGTTCGGTGATGCGACTCAAGAGGCGATCGCGATCCAATTCCAGCCGCTGTAACGTGCCATTCACCTCTTGCTGAGTTTGGAGGGTGGCCTGGATTGTCTGCTGCAAATTGTGGTGCTGGGCTTGGAGGGTATGGATTTGGTGGCGGAGACTATTGCGCTGGTGGCGATCGTCCTGGAGGTGGCGAAATTCAGACCAGAGGCTCACAAAATACCCCACCGGAACCATAATCACAGCGGTGATCAAGGCGGGTGCTAATTGTTGATGCAAGAGTAAACCCAAAAGAAACCCCACGCCAAACGTGAGGAATCCAAACAGGAAGTTATATATAGGTACTTTTGGTGTTTTGTGCGATCGCATTAACCCGTTATCACCCTCATCAAAGCTTCCTTCTCTTGACTGCCAGTGAGAATTCAACCCCCATCCTACCGTTTCTCCCCGATTCTCAAGCGTTGAGGGCGACCATTTCTCACAATTTCGCCCCTCAACGACAACAAGGGGCTTTAAGCCCCTTGCCTCTGCACAGGGCTACTGAGGATCTAGATCAAAAATGACACTTTTCATGCTGCTTCTGAACCTCTTGCGCGATCGCACCTCACGATCGCAGCCAGCTATGGAGCAGCCACCCCAAAATAAACCCCAGACCCCCAAACCGTACCGTTTGCCAAAAGGGTTCTTTAAAACTCTGCCATTGGATCAGGCGGCTTTCGAGGTTGAGGGCGATGGTTTCGATCTGGGCTTCGATGTGGGCGAGTTCGGTTTTCCAGGCGGGGGGTTTTTCGGTTTTGATCCGTTGGCGATCGCTTTGCAGTTCGGTGAGGGTGTTTTGGTCTTGGAGCACTTGGGCGAACCGCTCTTTTAGCTCCCGCAGCGCAGCATCAGCGGCGGCTATGGCTTGTTCAAATTCCTCTTGACCCTCCATCATTCCCCCTTGAGGTTTCGCTGGTCTTTTATACTGCGAAAGGTAGATTTACTCTGTCGCGCCCAATAATTTTATGATCCCATCGTCTTCTCTGAACACGACCCACCACAGTCCGGCACAAACGCCGCTGGAATTGGCCCAAGCCTTAGCGGCTCAATTGGCGATCGCCCCCAACGACTGGCATCGACTCAAGGGCAACCGCCGCGCCCAAGCCCAGCAACATCTCGCCGCTGGTTTGGTCTTGCTACTCAACGATCAACCGGACGACGCTCTCCAACACCTTCAGCAAGCGGTGGGCTGGCTCGATCGCTCCATCAAAGCCCCCCCCTGCCCCAGCCACGGCAACCATTAACCTAGCCTCCGCGCCGGGGATTCAAATCCCCGGCTCATCGCGCAAGTAGGCTAAAGCCCACTCATTACCGAACCCGTTTGAACGGGTTTTCGCTCTGAGCCAAGCACTTCAGTTCTAGGCGGTGGTGGGTTTCTGAGCGATTTGAGGTTTTATCAGGTTGCGTAGTGGAGCCGGATCGCTTGGGCTAATCCTTCTAGGGTGTAGTCCTGGGCTTCGATATCGACGCGGCCGAAAAGGCGATCGCAGGCCTGGGACGTTTGCGGGCCAATGGAAGCCAGCTTCACCCGCTGCATTAACACCTCCCAACCGGGCACGCTTTGGAGCAGGGTGTGAACATTCTGCACCGTCTTAGAACTGGCGAAGGTGATCATGTCCACCTCGCCCGCTGTTAAACGATGGCGAGCCGCCAGGGGAAGCGTTGCCGGACAGCCGGACTCATAGGCAGGGGCTTCGATTACCGTTGCGCCTTGGGCTTGAAATTCTTTGACCAACAGATCACGCCCCCCGGTTTCGACGCGGGGAAACAGCAGCGTTTTGCCGGCCAGCCGGTCAGGAAAATGCGCCACCATCGCGTCCGCCACATAGTCCGGGGGGATGAAGTCGGCGGTGAGGTGGTAGGTTTGCAGCACCTTAGCGGTTTTGCGGCCCACAACAGCAATTTTGCAGTGACCGAGGGCGCGGCTGTCTAGGTGATGGTGAGCGAGGCGGTCAAAAAAGGCGTTGACCGCATTGGCAGAGGTGAGCAGCAGCCAATCCACACCGGCCAGGGTGGCGATCGCACGATCCAACACCGCCCAACTCGATGGCGGTCGAATCTCCAAGGCCGGCAGGTCGATCACCTGCGCCCCCTGTGCTGCGAGCAAGTCCCGAAATACACTGGCCTGCTCCGCTGCCCGCGTCACCACAATACGCTGCCCCGCCAAGGGTTGCACCGAATTTTGCTGCATGGTCACCACCTCACCAATCACAATCACGCAGGGTGATAGGCGTTGCCCCGCTGTCTGCTCTAGGATATCAGCACAGGTTCCGCGCCACACCTGTTGTTGGGGTTGCCCCCCGTGGCGAATGATCGCGATCGCAGTTTGGGGCGATTTCCCCGCCGCCGTCAACCGCTCCACAATCCCCGCTAAATTGCGCCCCCCCATCAACAACACCACGGTTTCCAACTGGGCCAACGCCCCCCAGGCCAACCCGTCGAGATCGTGGGCCGTCATCACCGCAAACCCCGGACTCAGCCCCTTATCCGTGAGCAAAATCCCCGCTAATAACGGAGCCGCTAACGCCGAGGAAACTCCCGGCACTAGTTGCCAAGGACAGGCGGCCACCGTCAGGGCCTCAATTTCAGGGTGCGATCGCCCAAACACCCCCGGATCACCACTTTTGAGCCGCACCACCTGCTTCCCCTGCTGACAATAGGCAATCAACATCTGGTTAATCTGGGCTTGGGGTGTGCTGGCTTCTCCCCCCCGCTTGCCCACCTCCAGACAGAGGCAATCCGGGCGCGTTTCCATCAAAATGCTGGGGTCAATCAAGACATCATGAATGACAATATCCGCCCGGCGCAACAGGGCTAAAGCCTGCTGGGTAAGGGTGGCACGGCTCACGCCTGCTCCCACTAAAGACACCTGACCGGGCAAGATTGGCATAGTCATCATTCAACGATTGAACATCACCAGTGTAGGGCGCGATGCATTTTTTTTTGAGGGCGATCGCAATTTTCAGAAAATACTGTGTTACGATAGTTAATCGCTGAGGACGCATAGCTCAGTTGGTTAGAGTACGTCGTTGACATCGACGGGGTCACTGGTTCGAACCCAGTTGCGTCCATTTTTAAAATCCCAAAATGCCCAACATTGCAGGCCATTGGATTACGAGTCTGGGGCGTTTTTCGCAGCTTTGGCAGCTTGGACGGCTTGGTAGAAGCCCAGCACTACGAGAATATTCGACAGGGTTAAAAAAGACTCTGCGCCGCCGTGGAGCCAGTCCACATTCGCTAGGGTTTCGCCGTAGGCCACTTTGGCGTAGATACCAGCGGGGATGGTGACGGCGACGAAGACGAGTAACAGATAAAACCCAATCATGGTGAGGCGGGGGAAACGGTGCGATCGCGCCATGAACCACAAAAACCCCAGGTAGGGCAACAACGACATCGCGAACAAATTATCTTTAGACATGAGCGTGAAGAAACGACAGGATCAGCGAACATCGAACCCGACAGCGGCATGCATCCGCTTCATTCATTGCCCTTGAGGGGGCGGCGGCGATAGATCCACCAGGCGGCGGCGCAGAGGGTGCAGTTCCCGATCACCGTCGTGGCGGCTTGGAGGGTGACGAGCCAATCCAATTCCGGGGGATTGTCGAAATAATGCCAGGTACAGGCACACATGGCGCTGACGAGGGCCGGGAGCATTCCGGCGGAGAGGGCCCACCAACTGCGATCGCCCGTAATTTCCCCCAACCGCCACACGAACCAGATCGCGGTGATCCACTCAATCACACTCGAAACATGAATAATCCAGGTTGGAATCGAAAGGGCGTGCATAGCAAGTTTGACTCCATGAAAGCAACAGGGCCATCATCCCATAGGAATCGAGGCTGTGGCCCTATCCTTTCGTCACCCAAAACGCCCAAGTGGGTTCGGCAATGCCCTTCAGTTGAAGTTGTTGGAATTTTTCCACTTCTTGATCATTGAGAAACGCCGCCACTTCCGACGAGACCAGGATGCTGTTGGGTTGGGCGGATTCTTGGAGACGGGCGGCAATATTCACCGGCGGGCCGATGGCGGTGTAGTCGGAATGATGTTCACTGCCGAACATCCCCACAACGGACTGCCCTTGGTGGATGCCACACCGGAAGCGGACAGGTGGCGGATCGTTATCATTGACGATGCCTTGCGATCGCCAGCGTTGATTTAAGTCATCCAAGACCCGATACATGCCCCGCGCCGTCGCCACCGCCCGCCGCGCCTGTTCTTCCGGGGTCAAGGACTCTGGCGCACCGAACAGGGCCAAAATTGCATCCCCCATAAATTTATCCACCACCCCGCCATTCTCAAACACCACCTGGGTCATCGCTTCGAGGTATTCATTCAACAGCCGCGCAATCCCCCGCGACTCCAAACGGCTCGACAATTGCGTAAACCCAACAATATCGCTAAACAAAATCGTCACGAGGCGGGGTTCTGGGTCAAGATCCAGCTTCATATCGCCTTGGGCCGCGCGGCGCACCATTTCCGGCGGGAGGAAACGTTTGAGCACGGCTTCGGTGAGGTAGTCGTTGAGTTCCTTCATCCGCTCTTCGTTGGACTTCAACGCCAACATATTCCGCACACTAGCGAGGAGTTCGCGATCGTTAAAGGGTTTGGATAGATAGGCATCAGCCCCCTGTTCAGTTCCCTCGATCCGGCTCATCTCGTCGGCCTTGGCGGTCAGCAAAATAATCGGTATGCCCCGCAATTCTTCATTGGCCCGCACCATCCGGATCAAGTCCAACCCCGACACCTTCGGCATCATCAGGTCACTAATAATCAGTTTCGGCCGTTGTTCTTCTAAAACGCTGTAACCTTCCGCGCCGTTGCGGGCTGTGCAGACAGGATAACCGGCGGATTTCAAAACATAGGACACATAACTGCGCAGGTCGGAGTTATCGTCTACCACTAAAATCAACTGTTTCTGGGGGTCAATGCCTTCGGGTGTTACGCCGTCTGGAATTGTTGCGAGGGGTAGATCCGGCAGGGATGATTGATCGTCGTCTTGGAGTTCCACTTCGAGGTCGGCGAGTTCCACGGCGGCGCGGGTGACTTGGACTTCGCTGGCCACTTCGAGAATTTGATCCGAGGGGAGATGGGTGGAGCCGTGGTGCAGCCAAATGATGAAGGCTGTGCCGGTGGTTTCCTCGGCGGTGGCATCGTCTTGGTGGATGGATTGGACGGTGATTTGGCCGCCGTGGAGTTCGACGATTTCTTTGACGAGGGCGAGGCCGAGGCCGGTGCCTTCGTAGGAGCGGTTGACGGAGCCTTCGGCTTGGCGGAAGCGGTCAAAGAGGAAGGGAATTTGGGAATCGGCGATCCCGATGCCGCTGTCGCGGACTTCGAGGCAGACGTAGGCTCCGGCGGGTTTGACGCTGACGGTGATGCTGCCGTTTGCCTCGGTGAATTTCATGGCGTTGGAGAGGAGGTTGTACACCACTTTGTCGAATTTTTCGAGGTCGAGATAGACGGGATCGCAGGGGGTGAGGTGGCTGATCAGGTGGAGACCTTTGCGATCGCAGTAGGGCCGAAAGGATTCTAAAATTTGCTCGACAAATTCCGTGAGGTCACAGGGGCGGAATTTAGGCTGCATCCGACCAGCATCGAGGCGTTGGAGGTCGAGGAGTTGGTTCACCAGGCGCAGGAGACGGCGGGCGTTGCGGAGGGCGATCTGGGTTTGGTCGCTGGGGAGGGGCTGATCGCGATGGGTGGCGGCCTCTAAGGGGCCGATCATCAGCGTTAGGGGGGTGCGGAATTCGTGGGAGATGTTTTGGAAAAATTCGTTTTTTTGGCGATCGAGTTCGAGGAGGCGTTCGGCTTGTTGGCGGGTTTTTTGGTAGAGGCGGGACTGTTGCACGGCGATCGCTGCCTGAGAGGCCACCGATTTTGTCAGTTCAATATCCGCCCGTGACCACATTCGAGGGAGTTCACTTTGGCGTAGGCTAATGCTGCCGATAATCTGACCATCGACGAGCATCGGCACGATCAACAGAGCGCGGGCGGGCGATCGCAACGGCAGATCACTGCCGTACTCATCACTGGCCTGCTCTTGCTCTTGCATATTGGTGATCACCACGGGTTCTTTGGTGTGCAAGAGTTGCTTTAAGACCGGATTGCCCGCAATTGGGGCGAGGGATTGGGGCAGTTGCGGCTGGGCCTCCTCACTGTCGAGGACGGCACCATCTTCGGCCCAGGTGGAGGTGCGATCGTACAAGCCCACACATTGCACATATTCATCCGCCTCTGTCCACAGGGACAGGGCGCAGCCGTCCACGTCCAGCGTCGTCCCCAGCCGCTTGGTGATTGTCATGAAAATTTCTTGGGGGTCGAGGGTGGAACGAATTGCTGAGGTGATTGTGTTGATTAGGGCTTCCCGTTTGGCGAGGGATTGTACTTTTTCGTAGGCTTGGGCTTGGGAAATGGCCAGGGCGGCTTGATCCGCCACCATAATCCCCAGTTGAATTTCGTCGTCTTCCCAGGGATGCTCGCGATCGCACCGATGCAGCGCCAACACCGCCACCAAATCCAACTGCGCCATCAACGGCACAATCAACGCCGACTCCACCCCCGCCGCCGCTAAGACAGGGTAGCGATCGCTCCCATCGGGCACCATCGCCAAACAATCCGGATTCGTCTGCACCTCCTGCATGACGGTCACATCCTCCTGTTCCCACACCATCGCGGCGTATTGGGCCTCGCTGAGGGGTGCGATCGTCTCTTCCTTTTGATAGGCCAAAATGTCGCTATCTTCGTCCACATCGACGCAGGTTTTCAAAATGCACACATCCACGTCGAGCAAATGCCCGACGGTATTGACGATGGTTTGCAACACCTCCCGCAGGGGCGACGAGGAGGAACCGCGCCGCCGATGTTGGGCATTGCGGATCGTGTTTGTCACCGTGTTGAGGAGGGTTTCCCGGCGTAGGGAGCGACAGAGTTCTTCCGTGCGCACCTTCAGGACATTGTGGGTGTCGAGGGCTTGGCGGACGATGCCCTTGAGGTGTTCCGCTTCCCAGGGTTTTGTGACATATTTAAAGACTTTGCCGCTGTTGATCGCTTCCACGAGGTCATCCACATCGGTGTAGCCCGTCAGCAAAATCCGGATGATGTCTGGGTATTGCACCGCCGTCAGGCTCAAAAATTCTGTCCCCGTCATGATCGGCATCCGTTGGTCGGAAATGATCACGGCGATGTCGGGTTCTGCGGTCAGGACTTCAAGTCCTGCCGGGCCATTGTCAGCACGAAAGACTTTGTACTCTCTATGAAAGGTGCGGTAGAGCAGATCGAGGTTATCTGGCTCATCGTCAACCACCAATATTTTCGGCTTTTTGCGTTGCTGAGACTTCATCCATCGATCTCCTACCGTCTGCGCCAGACTTCAGGAAGCCAAGGTAAGGTTGTTTTCACGTTGCTTATGGTTTCCATGCTTGGTCGTGACGCACCCCAACCAATGTGTGTGGGCATAGGATATTCTTCCTACCATAGTACAGAACTTTCAGGACAGCGATGGGAATTGCCCCCGTGGGATTTCATTGGGAGGCTGAAGGGGCGAGGAGTCCCCAACGGATTTGCTGAGCTTGGAGCCATCCGGAGTCTTCCAGGGTTTGGAGGGCTTGGTTGATGGCGACGAGGAGCGCACCGGTTTGGGGGCCTTTGGGAACGGCGATCGCTAACGGTTCACTGGACAGGCGATCCGGTAAAACGCGGTACGCGGGATCGCCTTGACTCCAGCCGACGAGGATGGTGCGATCGCCCACAAAGGCCGCCGCTTGGCCCGCTTCGAGAAGGTCTAGGGCGGCTTGGTACGAATCCACCCCGACCAAGGTCACGTCAGGATCACGATGGCGCAGCACTGCGATCGCACTTGACCCCCGTAAAACCGCGATCGGTTGCCCGACCAGATCAGCGAACTGTGTAATCCCTGCCTGGCGAGTAATCACGCTCGTACTGTTGAAATAGTAGGGCCGACTGAAATAGACGAGGCGCGATCGCATCGTCGTCGCCGTCACCCCCGCGATCGTGATATCCGCCTCCTCCCGATAGAGGATCTCGAAGCGATCGCGATTCTGCACCGGCACAAACTCCACCGTGGCATCGTCACCGAGGATCTGTCGCGCCACCGCCCGCGCCACCTCAATTTCAAAGCCCTGCAACTGGCCATCCGGCCCGACAAATCCCAGCGGCGGCGTATTGTCCTTCACCGCCACCGTTAGGTGATGGTCTGCCTGAATTTCCGGCCATTCTGTGGCATAACTGGAAAGCAAGGGGTAAACGGGGACTAGGGGCAGAGCGATCGCCCCCCCTAACACTGCTGCCCAGACTGTTTTGATCCGTCCGCTGCGTCCGATAACTCCCTCCTTGCCATGACCTGGTCTCGTCGTACATTTCTCGCGTGTTTCGGGGTTAGTCTGGCCCAACTTGCCGCCTGTCGTGCGTCAACCCCGGATGATGTTGCTGTTAATGTAACCCTTCCGGACACGATCCGCATCGGAATTTTGGCCCCCTTAACCGGCCCCCATGCCGCTGCGGATGGGCTGCCCCTCGTGCAGGCGGCGGAATTGGTGGTCAATGACGTGAACGACGCTGGCGGCATCGAGATTTACGGTGAACAACGGCCTTTAGAATTACGGGTTGCCGATGAGTTAGATCGCCCCGACCATGCTGTTGCTGCGGCCCGGCGGTTGATGTTTCAAGATCAAGTGATTGCGATCGTCGGCTTACCCCTCAGTTTTACCGCCATCCCCGTCGCCAACTTCACCGAAATGATCCCGATCCCGACGATCAGCACCACCTCC
Coding sequences within:
- the ftnA gene encoding non-heme ferritin — protein: MLSQNLIDHLNHQINLEIYSSHLYLQMSSWCVQKSLDGCALFLNQHANEEMMHMRRLLGYLHETGAYAVVGGVEAPPTTFSSLTEVFEKIYAHEQLITKKISHLVHIANTEPDYATLQFLQWYVAEQHQEEFLFKSVLDKIKLIGTEGQGLFFIDEEIRKLATNKAAKETTMAAEEAQ
- a CDS encoding RNA-guided endonuclease InsQ/TnpB family protein, whose amino-acid sequence is MKTLKFKLYQHKRNRYLKRTINAAGRIYNHCVALHKRYYRMWGKHLNCARLQKHIAKLRKRNPWWLQVGSQAVQDICQRIEKAYQLFFKHNKKGVRLPNFKKTRKYKSFTLKQAGYKFLGGNRVRIGNKVYQYWNSRPIEGKVKTVTIKRTPLGELFMIVTVDTLSEPEVKTETGNIAGFDFGLKTFLTCSEGFKIDAPLFFKQSLNSVRKASRELSRKQKGSANRERARLNLARKHEDIAHRRRDWFWKLAHQLTNQFDVLCFETLNLKAMQRLWGRKVSDLAFREFLQILEWVATKKGKRVVYVDRWFPSSKTCSSCGHILEHLDLETRHWRCPSCSTENDRDENAAMNIKVAGASAIGLGDVRQALPAIAV
- a CDS encoding DUF6439 family protein, with amino-acid sequence MIPSSSLNTTHHSPAQTPLELAQALAAQLAIAPNDWHRLKGNRRAQAQQHLAAGLVLLLNDQPDDALQHLQQAVGWLDRSIKAPPCPSHGNH
- the cobA gene encoding uroporphyrinogen-III C-methyltransferase; the protein is MPILPGQVSLVGAGVSRATLTQQALALLRRADIVIHDVLIDPSILMETRPDCLCLEVGKRGGEASTPQAQINQMLIAYCQQGKQVVRLKSGDPGVFGRSHPEIEALTVAACPWQLVPGVSSALAAPLLAGILLTDKGLSPGFAVMTAHDLDGLAWGALAQLETVVLLMGGRNLAGIVERLTAAGKSPQTAIAIIRHGGQPQQQVWRGTCADILEQTAGQRLSPCVIVIGEVVTMQQNSVQPLAGQRIVVTRAAEQASVFRDLLAAQGAQVIDLPALEIRPPSSWAVLDRAIATLAGVDWLLLTSANAVNAFFDRLAHHHLDSRALGHCKIAVVGRKTAKVLQTYHLTADFIPPDYVADAMVAHFPDRLAGKTLLFPRVETGGRDLLVKEFQAQGATVIEAPAYESGCPATLPLAARHRLTAGEVDMITFASSKTVQNVHTLLQSVPGWEVLMQRVKLASIGPQTSQACDRLFGRVDIEAQDYTLEGLAQAIRLHYAT
- a CDS encoding DUF3593 domain-containing protein, with translation MSKDNLFAMSLLPYLGFLWFMARSHRFPRLTMIGFYLLLVFVAVTIPAGIYAKVAYGETLANVDWLHGGAESFLTLSNILVVLGFYQAVQAAKAAKNAPDS
- a CDS encoding DUF2499 domain-containing protein, producing MHALSIPTWIIHVSSVIEWITAIWFVWRLGEITGDRSWWALSAGMLPALVSAMCACTWHYFDNPPELDWLVTLQAATTVIGNCTLCAAAWWIYRRRPLKGNE
- a CDS encoding response regulator encodes the protein MKSQQRKKPKILVVDDEPDNLDLLYRTFHREYKVFRADNGPAGLEVLTAEPDIAVIISDQRMPIMTGTEFLSLTAVQYPDIIRILLTGYTDVDDLVEAINSGKVFKYVTKPWEAEHLKGIVRQALDTHNVLKVRTEELCRSLRRETLLNTVTNTIRNAQHRRRGSSSSPLREVLQTIVNTVGHLLDVDVCILKTCVDVDEDSDILAYQKEETIAPLSEAQYAAMVWEQEDVTVMQEVQTNPDCLAMVPDGSDRYPVLAAAGVESALIVPLMAQLDLVAVLALHRCDREHPWEDDEIQLGIMVADQAALAISQAQAYEKVQSLAKREALINTITSAIRSTLDPQEIFMTITKRLGTTLDVDGCALSLWTEADEYVQCVGLYDRTSTWAEDGAVLDSEEAQPQLPQSLAPIAGNPVLKQLLHTKEPVVITNMQEQEQASDEYGSDLPLRSPARALLIVPMLVDGQIIGSISLRQSELPRMWSRADIELTKSVASQAAIAVQQSRLYQKTRQQAERLLELDRQKNEFFQNISHEFRTPLTLMIGPLEAATHRDQPLPSDQTQIALRNARRLLRLVNQLLDLQRLDAGRMQPKFRPCDLTEFVEQILESFRPYCDRKGLHLISHLTPCDPVYLDLEKFDKVVYNLLSNAMKFTEANGSITVSVKPAGAYVCLEVRDSGIGIADSQIPFLFDRFRQAEGSVNRSYEGTGLGLALVKEIVELHGGQITVQSIHQDDATAEETTGTAFIIWLHHGSTHLPSDQILEVASEVQVTRAAVELADLEVELQDDDQSSLPDLPLATIPDGVTPEGIDPQKQLILVVDDNSDLRSYVSYVLKSAGYPVCTARNGAEGYSVLEEQRPKLIISDLMMPKVSGLDLIRMVRANEELRGIPIILLTAKADEMSRIEGTEQGADAYLSKPFNDRELLASVRNMLALKSNEERMKELNDYLTEAVLKRFLPPEMVRRAAQGDMKLDLDPEPRLVTILFSDIVGFTQLSSRLESRGIARLLNEYLEAMTQVVFENGGVVDKFMGDAILALFGAPESLTPEEQARRAVATARGMYRVLDDLNQRWRSQGIVNDNDPPPVRFRCGIHQGQSVVGMFGSEHHSDYTAIGPPVNIAARLQESAQPNSILVSSEVAAFLNDQEVEKFQQLQLKGIAEPTWAFWVTKG